In Syntrophorhabdus sp., a single window of DNA contains:
- the cooS gene encoding anaerobic carbon-monoxide dehydrogenase catalytic subunit codes for MADGKEKSIDKATLELIDKAEREGISTVFSRADVMRPCPIGVEESCCKICSMGPCRMPRSKKGESSQRMGVCGATVDTVVARNFARKVAAGSAAHSDHAREVVMTFLKTARGESQGFSIKDEIKLLEVALDFGIDIEKRDVKDIAIELGEKALNEFGKQSGELIYAGKAPLRRQEIWRKLGVLPRGIDREIVEVMHRTHMGVDQDYRHILQQAARAAIADGWGGSMISTELQDIMFGTPVPVLGSINLGVLKEDHVNVVVHGHEPLLPEMLVAASHDPGIRELTEKVGAKGVNLTGMCCSANEILMRHGIPCAGNFLQQELALVTGAVELMTVDVQCQMQGLASVAECFHTRLITTSDRAMIEGAEHIEFHPEQGLDIAKRILTMAIENYPKRRHAVYIPAESQDMVAGFSHETITYLLGGLFRASYRPLNDNIANGRIRGVAGVVGCNNVRTQHDAAHLAMIKELIRNDVLVLTTGCSAMACGKAGLLTAEAAHLNAGGGLAEVCEAIGIPPVLHLGSCVDNSRILIAATAMVKEGGLGDDLSDLPAAGAAPEWMSEKAISIGQYFVASGIFTVFGTTWPTLGSENVTEHLFHEYEDMYKGMWAFEQDPVKAAALMIAHIDKKRKALGIDKGRERVLFDMAMRRAME; via the coding sequence ATGGCCGACGGCAAGGAAAAGAGCATCGACAAGGCAACATTGGAACTCATCGACAAGGCCGAACGCGAGGGTATCTCAACGGTTTTCTCCCGCGCCGACGTGATGAGACCCTGTCCGATCGGGGTGGAAGAGAGCTGTTGCAAGATCTGCTCCATGGGGCCTTGCAGGATGCCGCGCTCAAAGAAAGGCGAAAGCTCGCAACGTATGGGTGTTTGTGGCGCGACTGTCGATACCGTGGTGGCCAGAAATTTTGCCAGGAAAGTCGCGGCCGGTTCGGCAGCCCACTCGGACCACGCCCGCGAGGTCGTTATGACCTTTCTGAAAACTGCCCGGGGCGAGTCGCAGGGTTTTTCCATCAAGGACGAGATAAAGCTTTTAGAGGTTGCTCTGGACTTCGGCATCGACATAGAGAAGCGTGACGTGAAAGACATAGCCATAGAGCTTGGGGAAAAGGCACTGAACGAGTTCGGCAAGCAGAGCGGCGAGCTCATCTACGCGGGAAAGGCGCCTCTGCGCAGACAGGAGATCTGGAGAAAACTGGGGGTCCTGCCGCGCGGCATAGACCGCGAGATAGTGGAGGTGATGCACAGGACCCACATGGGGGTGGATCAGGATTACCGGCACATCCTTCAGCAAGCCGCGCGCGCGGCGATCGCTGATGGCTGGGGCGGTTCGATGATATCCACGGAGCTTCAGGATATCATGTTCGGCACACCTGTTCCGGTGCTCGGCTCCATCAATCTCGGTGTTTTGAAGGAAGACCATGTAAATGTCGTGGTCCACGGCCACGAGCCGCTCTTGCCCGAGATGCTCGTTGCCGCGAGCCATGATCCCGGTATCAGGGAGCTCACGGAGAAGGTCGGGGCAAAGGGTGTGAACCTGACGGGTATGTGCTGCAGCGCCAACGAGATACTCATGCGTCACGGCATACCCTGTGCCGGCAATTTCTTGCAGCAGGAACTGGCCCTCGTCACGGGTGCCGTCGAACTCATGACCGTCGACGTGCAGTGCCAGATGCAGGGGCTGGCGAGCGTGGCGGAATGTTTTCACACGAGACTCATCACCACCTCCGACAGGGCCATGATCGAGGGGGCCGAGCATATCGAATTCCATCCGGAACAGGGGCTCGACATCGCGAAAAGAATTCTCACGATGGCCATCGAGAATTACCCCAAGAGGCGCCACGCGGTGTACATTCCGGCAGAGAGCCAGGACATGGTGGCGGGTTTCAGCCACGAGACGATAACCTACCTGCTGGGAGGTCTCTTCCGGGCGAGCTACAGGCCGCTCAACGATAATATCGCCAATGGAAGGATAAGAGGTGTGGCCGGCGTCGTCGGGTGCAATAACGTGAGAACGCAGCATGATGCCGCCCATCTGGCCATGATAAAGGAGCTCATCAGGAACGACGTCCTCGTCCTGACGACTGGTTGCAGCGCCATGGCCTGCGGCAAGGCCGGGCTTCTGACGGCGGAAGCGGCGCATCTTAATGCGGGCGGAGGGCTCGCGGAGGTGTGCGAGGCCATAGGGATCCCTCCCGTCCTTCATCTTGGCTCCTGTGTCGACAATTCCAGGATACTCATAGCGGCGACGGCCATGGTGAAGGAAGGCGGTCTTGGCGACGACCTCTCCGATCTGCCGGCGGCCGGCGCGGCGCCGGAGTGGATGAGCGAAAAGGCCATCTCCATCGGTCAGTACTTCGTTGCCTCAGGGATCTTTACCGTTTTTGGCACCACCTGGCCCACGCTGGGGAGCGAGAATGTCACGGAACACCTTTTCCATGAATACGAAGATATGTACAAGGGGATGTGGGCCTTCGAGCAGGACCCCGTCAAGGCGGCCGCGCTCATGATCGCCCACATCGACAAGAAGCGCAAGGCCCTGGGTATCGATAAGGGGCGTGAACGCGTTCTTTTCGACATGGCCATGAGAAGGGCGATGGAGTAA
- a CDS encoding acetyl-CoA decarbonylase/synthase complex subunit delta, whose translation MAFEIPKIKYTGKIREVQLGTGPKAVRIGGASCYPFHRFEGDMPNVPRVAFEVWDGPPEEWQEWAIEPYRDVLSDPVAWARKCVDAYGAEMIVLQLRSADPNGENKGTEDVVEVVKKVADAIEVPLLVWGTANDEKDGELLRRVAEACEGRNVAVGPVSDKNYKQIGAMAIGYGQVVMASSPIDVNLAKQLNILLGNLGVNEEKIVIDPTTGGLGYGLEYTYSVMERDRMAALTQEDAKLQFPIICNLAPEVWKTRETRLTKDEDPKLGEERRRSILMEAVTAITLLVAGADIVVMRHPDSVSLVRGMIGELCA comes from the coding sequence ATGGCCTTTGAGATTCCTAAGATAAAGTATACCGGGAAGATCCGGGAGGTTCAGTTGGGCACGGGGCCGAAGGCGGTACGCATAGGCGGCGCGAGCTGTTACCCCTTCCACCGTTTCGAGGGCGATATGCCCAATGTTCCACGGGTCGCCTTCGAGGTCTGGGACGGACCTCCCGAAGAATGGCAGGAGTGGGCCATCGAGCCTTACCGGGATGTGCTCTCCGATCCCGTTGCCTGGGCAAGGAAATGCGTCGATGCCTATGGGGCCGAGATGATCGTCCTCCAGCTTAGAAGCGCCGACCCGAACGGTGAGAACAAAGGGACCGAAGACGTCGTCGAGGTCGTGAAGAAAGTGGCTGACGCCATCGAAGTGCCCCTTCTCGTCTGGGGAACGGCGAACGACGAGAAGGACGGCGAGCTCTTAAGAAGGGTCGCCGAGGCCTGCGAGGGCAGGAATGTGGCCGTCGGTCCCGTTTCGGACAAGAACTACAAGCAGATAGGAGCCATGGCCATCGGTTACGGCCAGGTCGTCATGGCGTCCTCTCCCATAGACGTCAACCTGGCGAAACAGCTCAACATCCTGCTTGGCAACCTTGGGGTCAACGAGGAGAAGATCGTCATCGATCCCACGACGGGAGGCCTCGGCTATGGCCTCGAATACACCTATTCGGTGATGGAGCGCGACAGGATGGCGGCACTCACGCAGGAGGACGCCAAGCTCCAGTTCCCCATCATCTGCAACCTTGCCCCGGAGGTATGGAAGACCCGGGAGACGAGGCTGACGAAGGACGAGGACCCGAAGCTGGGCGAGGAGAGGAGGCGCTCCATCCTCATGGAGGCGGTCACCGCGATAACGCTTCTTGTCGCCGGGGCGGACATCGTCGTAATGCGCCATCCCGACAGCGTGTCCCTCGTCAGGGGCATGATCGGCGAGCTCTGCGCGTAA
- the folD gene encoding bifunctional methylenetetrahydrofolate dehydrogenase/methenyltetrahydrofolate cyclohydrolase FolD, whose amino-acid sequence MTARILSGTDAAKQVRERIARDVVALRERTGVTPGLVTILVGDNPASVSYVTGKQRTARELGFYSVQDDQPEGVSEEELLDLIQKYNSDPSIHGILVQLPLPKHINETRVLYAIDPDKDVDGLHPMNLGRLMIGEARFYPCTPFGIRELLGMAGVETKGAEVVVVGRSNLVGKPISMMLVQKEVNANATVTMCHTSTRDLGWHTRRADILIVAAGKAKAITADMVKDGAVVIDVGVNRIGMTAEGKAKLCGDVDFETVKEKASVITPVPGGVGPMTITMLMQNTLKAAEMAAEGK is encoded by the coding sequence ATGACGGCAAGGATCCTGAGCGGAACAGACGCGGCGAAACAGGTCCGGGAGCGAATAGCCCGGGACGTGGTGGCGCTTCGCGAGAGAACAGGTGTCACGCCGGGTCTCGTGACCATTCTCGTTGGCGACAACCCCGCCTCGGTGAGCTATGTCACCGGAAAGCAGAGGACGGCCAGGGAGCTTGGCTTCTACTCAGTTCAGGACGACCAGCCGGAAGGCGTATCGGAGGAGGAGCTTCTCGACCTCATCCAGAAGTACAACAGCGACCCCTCCATACACGGCATCCTCGTGCAGCTGCCGTTGCCCAAGCATATCAACGAGACGAGGGTTCTCTATGCGATAGACCCCGACAAGGACGTGGACGGTCTGCACCCCATGAACCTGGGCAGGCTCATGATAGGCGAGGCGCGTTTCTATCCCTGCACGCCCTTCGGCATCAGGGAGCTTCTCGGGATGGCGGGCGTGGAGACGAAGGGCGCGGAGGTCGTCGTCGTCGGGAGAAGCAACCTTGTCGGCAAGCCGATCTCCATGATGCTTGTCCAGAAAGAGGTGAACGCCAACGCCACGGTGACCATGTGCCACACCTCGACAAGGGACCTCGGGTGGCACACCCGGAGGGCGGACATCCTCATAGTCGCGGCGGGCAAGGCAAAGGCGATAACCGCCGACATGGTCAAGGACGGTGCCGTCGTGATAGATGTCGGCGTCAACAGGATAGGCATGACCGCGGAGGGCAAGGCGAAACTCTGCGGTGACGTCGATTTCGAGACGGTGAAGGAGAAGGCCTCTGTCATCACACCCGTTCCGGGTGGTGTGGGGCCCATGACGATCACCATGCTCATGCAGAACACGCTCAAGGCGGCTGAAATGGCCGCGGAAGGGAAGTGA